CATCTGCCCCCATTTTTAAAAACTGCGCGGTCGCAGTTCCCGCGCTGAAGGCAAGCTCGTGTACAAATGTTACAAGGAGAAGAGCAATTATTATTGTTAGTTTCATGGTATTTTTACACAAATACTATAAATACCTAATACAAATGTTGTCTGATTATAACAAAAGCTTTAACTTAAACAAAACAGAGGGGGCTGGAAAAAAATCCAACCCCCTCTGAAATCTTTAAAACTTACAAATCTATAATTATTTTTTCTGTTCAACCACTGGTTTTTCCTGGGTTTTGACTTTCATTTTTTCAACTGCATTGCGCATATCAGCATCTGAAAGCTCAACAAGTTTAGCTTTCTGTTCTGCGCTTAAAACTGCCACTATCTTATTTGCTTCAGTCATACGCATATCTATTAACTGTTTTGAAACATCTGCAAATTCAGATTGTGCTTTTATCTTTACAGCGATATCGGTGCTTTTGGTTACTAAATTAAGCTCTTCTCTTTTTGACTTAGAATCAGTCATAAAAGCTTGCATAGATTCTCTTGACTGCTTTTGAATTGCTTTTATCTTTTCTTGTTGTTTATCACTCAATCCAATTTCTTTTGAAAAACGAATAGCATTCCTTGTGGACATCTTTGACATAACATCTGTTTTTTTCGCATCCTGATTTACAACATCCGCGCAAATACCGCTACCAATAGCAACAACACTTATAACAAAAACTGCCAAGACCAATTTAACCAAATCTTTATTAAACATAAATTATCTCCTTGTCTTTTTATTTTACTTTTCTACGCTTTTGGCATTTTATTACGATTTTAATGCATTGTCAACAACAGCATTTTTCTATCGTCAAAGTTTCACATCTATCTTATTGACCAAATTTTTACCAAATTGTCGGCACCGCCTGTTGCGATATCTTTGCAATCTGGAGAAAAAACAACAGCTATTGCCGCTCCTTTATGAGCCAAGAGCGTTTGAAAACAATTTAGAGATTTTGTGTCCCATATTTTAACCGTTCCATCCTTTCCGGCCGTTGCTAAGTATGCA
This is a stretch of genomic DNA from Endomicrobiales bacterium. It encodes these proteins:
- a CDS encoding Spy/CpxP family protein refolding chaperone; translation: MFNKDLVKLVLAVFVISVVAIGSGICADVVNQDAKKTDVMSKMSTRNAIRFSKEIGLSDKQQEKIKAIQKQSRESMQAFMTDSKSKREELNLVTKSTDIAVKIKAQSEFADVSKQLIDMRMTEANKIVAVLSAEQKAKLVELSDADMRNAVEKMKVKTQEKPVVEQKK